A window of Notolabrus celidotus isolate fNotCel1 unplaced genomic scaffold, fNotCel1.pri scaffold_251_arrow_ctg1, whole genome shotgun sequence contains these coding sequences:
- the prokr1a gene encoding prokineticin receptor 1a, with the protein MGDLSNRSSVLTDYFLTTNGLDYEIPLDEIPDTTQGPAFFAATIVIGVVLASIMLVCGVGNCLFIASLARYKQLRNLTNLLIANLAVSDVLVAAVCCPFLLDYYVVKQLSWDHGLLLCASTNYLRTVSLYVSTNALLAIAVDRYMAILYPLRPRMKYQTAYCVILTVWLVPIFISIPSAYMASETTYPHVEGGTFKTFCAQIWPVDQQVYYRTYFLLIFALEFIGPVTVMAVCYTHISRELWFKDFPGFQTEQIRQKLRKRRRTVVVLILVLVAYILCWAPYYGFTLLRDFYPTLISRDRNSLVAFYIIECIAMSNGVINTLCFMSVRNNKRLKKAGKFPLKLVTFVASRSMNEGSARTSSLRVTEDVEDTRLR; encoded by the exons ATGGGGGACTTGTCAAACCGCAGCTCAGTGCTGACGGACTACTTCCTCACCACCAACGGTCTGGACTATGAGATCCCTCTGGACGAGATCCCGGACACCACTCAGGGCCCGGCGTTCTTCGCGGCCACCATCGTCATCGGCGTGGTTCTGGCGAGCATCATGTTGGTGTGCGGCGTGGGGAACTGTCTGTTCATCGCCAGCCTGGCCCGCTACAAGCAGCTCCGGAACCTGACCAACCTGCTGATCGCCAACCTGGCCGTGTCGGACGTTCTGGTGGCGGCGGTCTGCTGTCCCTTCCTGCTGGACTACTACGTGGTGAAGCAGCTGTCCTGGGACCACGGCCTGCTGCTCTGCGCCTCCACCAACTACCTGCGCACTGTGTCGCTCTACGTGTCCACCAACGCTCTGCTGGCCATCGCCGTGGACAG GTACATGGCGATCCTCTACCCGCTGCGACCTCGTATGAAGTACCAGACGGCGTACTGCGTGATCCTGACCGTGTGGCTCGTCCCCATCTTCATCTCCATCCCCTCCGCCTACATGGCCTCAGAGACCACGTACCCTCACGTGGAAGGCGGCACCTTCAAGACCTTCTGCGCTCAGATCTGGCCCGTGGACCAGCAGGTCTACTACCGGACCTACTTCCTCCTGATCTTCGCTCTGGAGTTCATCGGCCCGGTGACCGTCATGGCCGTCTGCTACACACACATCTCCAGGGAGCTCTGGTTCAAGGACTTCCCTGGTTTCCAGACGGAGCAGATCCGGCAGAAGCTCCGGAAGAGACGGAGGACTGTGGTGGTGCTGATTCTGGTGCTGGTGGCGTACATCCTGTGCTGGGCGCCTTATTACGGCTTCACCCTGCTGCGGGACTTCTACCCCACCCTCATATCCAGGGACAGGAACTCCCTGGTGGCCTTCTACATCATCGAGTGCATCGCCATGAGCAACGGGGTCATCAACACCCTCTGCTTCATGAGCGTCCGCAACAACAAGCGCCTGAAGAAGGCCGGAAAGTTCCCGCTGAAGCTGGTGACCTTCGTGGCGTCGCGGTCCATGAATGAAGGGTCCGCACGGACTTCCTCTCTGCGGGTGACAGAGGACGTGGAGGACACTCGGCTGAGGTAG
- the aplf gene encoding aprataxin and PNK-like factor — translation MRRLDLDLTCFPRNSQMFEEEELPVSPKPDVEPPPPPPPPPGPVGLDQKQSPPQEEAEIPTTSLLKADSAPPTEPRNDRRAAAPPVQRKRVLPAWMLSSAASSSSSSKVQSPVKKGKAPAAASKRPAAKRTPPAKPPPPEEAELSEEEQPKKRRRKMSDEEEKAPSKTVAPSEPPSVRLRTEPKRSEVSDESDSFPMEVDEEGGGGGGGGGGETSTADLNTTKSEEDTGMKNGGRASKRAEPAGSAPSKPRLRTPCPYGKNCYRKNPLHFQECSHPGDTDHEDEEDEEEEEMDEADLPECPYGTDCYRKNPLHRKEYKHTKKPAPMPRTRPKKPAADDEDDEDDEEGYDDSFIDDDSLEEEEAEGGDDSDYVPPASDDSEKEDIRRLQREAQDFLKKRK, via the exons ATGCGCCG TCTGGATCTGGATTTGACTTGTTTTCCTAGAAACAGCCAGatgtttgaagaagaagaacttcCTGTTTCACCAAAACCAGATGTGgagccaccaccaccaccgccgCCTCCTCCAGGTCCTGTTGGACTGGACCAGAAACAGAGTCCACCTCAGGAGGAGGCTGAGATTCCCACCACAAGTTTACTCAAG GCAGACTCGGCTCCGCCCACAGAGCCGAGGAATGACCGGCGTGCTGCCGCTCCACCCGTTCAAAGGAAGAGAGTGTTACCGGCGTGGATGTTGTCCTCTGCagcttcttcctcctccagctctaAAG TTCAGTCGCCTGTAAAGAAAGGTAAAGCGCCTGCAGCGGCCTCCAAACGACCAGCAGCCAAACGGACCCCACCTGCCAAGCCCCCGCCCCCTGAGGAGGCGGAGCTAAGCGAAGAGGAGCAGCCGAAGAAGAGGCGAAGGAAGATGAGCGATGAAGAGGAGAAAGCTCCGTCTAAAACA GTCGCCCCTTCAGAGCCGCCCTCGGTCCGGCTGAGGACTGAACccaaaaggtcagaggtcagcgaTGAGTCCGACAGCTTCCCCATGGAGGTGgacgaggagggaggaggaggaggaggaggaggaggaggagagacgtcTACAGCTGACCTAAACACCACAAAGTCTGAGGAGGACACGGGGATGAAAAACGGAGGGCGAGCGAGTAAACGGGCGGAGCCTGCGGGGTCTGCTCCGTCCAAACCTCGCCTCAGGACTCCGTGTCCGTACGGGAAGAACTGCTACAG GAAGAACCCGCTTCATTTCCAGGAGTGCAGTCACCCCGGGGACACCGACCAcgaggacgaggaggacgaggaggaggaggagatggacgAGGCAGATTTACCCGAGTGTCCCTACGGCACAGACTGCTACAG GAAAAATCCTCTTCACAGGAAAGAATACAAACACACCAAGAAACCAG CCCCCATGCCACGCACCCGCCCCAAAAAGCCCGCCGCTGACGATGAAGACGACGAAGACGATGAGGAGGGATACGACGACAGCTTCATAGACGACGAcagcctggaggaggaggaggcggagggagGCGATGACTCGGACTACGTCCCTCCTGCGTCTGATGACAGCGAGAAGGAGgacatcagacggctgcagaggGAGGCTCAGGACTtcctgaagaagaggaagtag